The genome window TGTAAATTTTAAACTTACCCAAATGGAAAATGAGAATTTACTCGATTCGTATCCAGAATTTTCTGGATTACCAGTTACATCTAATTGAAACTGATTGACTTTTTTAAATTAGATTTGTAATATTTTCCCACCAGCAAGCTCAATTCATAATTGCAGTTTTGAAATCAGAAGTAAAACTGAAATTAAGTTGCTTGCAAGGTGATTATTGATTTATGTGTCGATTCTCTCGTATTAGAGAACGCTCCTTGGAGGCATGTCTCATGGCTAAGAAGTTATATGTAGGAAATCTTCCTTTTAGTTGTACTGATAATGAGCTATCTCAAGCTTTTATTCAGTATGGTGTTGTAACTAGTGCTCGAGTTGTTACAGATCGTGAAACTGGAAGCAGTAAAGGGTTTGGTTTCGTTGAAATGGAAGAAGAAGGCGATGCTTTAAAGGCTGTTGAAAGCCTTAATGGTAAACCTTTTATGGGACGACCTTTAACCGTTAATGAAGCTAGACCTAGAATGGATAATAAACGTGAGGGAGGCTATCAACAACGTCGAGGATATAACGACAGAAATCAATAACTCAGTTTAAATCGGAAATTATTTAAATTAGGTGCTCCGAAGCACCTTTTTTTATTATACAAAATATTTTTCTAAAAATAAAAAATTTATTGCAGATTAATTTTTTTATTTTGAAAAATTTTAGGAAAAAATGCTTAAGAAAAACTTAAAAATCAAAACAATGGTAGTTCCTATTACAGTGGCAAGTTTGGATTTATTTTGGCTAGTAATTTCTCAAATACTTTCGTATTTGATTTATTTTAATAAAATTCTCAGTTTTTATCACATCATTATAAATACTTTTTTTATATTCACAGTTCTAATCCCTGTTTTAAAAATTTATCGATTATATAGTTACTTTATAAAGAAAAATTTACTTAGTTTAATTGAGAAATCTTTATTAGCATATGGAGCATTTTTTGTTATTTTTAGTACAATTATATATTTTATGAATCAAAATGAATTTAAGCTAAAATTTATTTGGCTTTTAACTCTTACTGTATTTTTAATGTTTATGTCTATGATATCGAGAGTAATAATATTTTTATTCGTTAAGTTTAAAAATAAAAAATATCTCAAAAATACTAAAAATATTATTTTATAATTTGGAAAAATTTCCTTTAAAAGCTCTTTCCCATGCAATTATTCCACAGACAGTTGATGAAATAACCCCCTGTCCTGGGAAGTAGTTGTCTCCAATTAAAAAGAGTTTGGTTTTATTATTAGGATGAGTGTATACATTAGGTATTGGATTTAATAAAGTATTGAGAGAATTCACAATTAAGCCCCCTACCCTTCCTTCGGATCTTTGGGTATAATATGCAAAAGAATGATGCATAGAAAATTCAGGAGATTTAATTTTAATATTTAAATTTTTTTCAATTCGCTCTATTAAATTTACTTTATATGTTTCTTTTAATTCATTTTGTACATATTTAGATTTTACATGAATCGTAGCAGTAAAAGATCTAATACTATTTTTTTGTTCATAAATTGATAAATACAGCGAACTTTTAAGCTCAAGAATTTCTTCATCAGGTGGAAATATTTGTATATATCTTGGTTCCTCTGAAGGTGAAATAAAATCTTCAAAATAACCATACAAAGAAAAGGCTTGCCAAGTTTCGAAAGTTTGAGCTAGATTTGTTAATTTCTTCTTATATTTATTATTTACTTGAAAGATTTCTAGAAAATCCCAGAGGGTTATATTAAGAAACAAATTATCTGTAACAGTTAGATAATGATAAATATTTTTTTTAAGATCATGAACTTTTATTTTAAAACCAGTTGTTTCTTCGTAAATTTCTATAACTTTAAACTGATAAAATATTCCTAATTCATTTTTTTTTATTTGCAAACTTAAATTATAAAAATAACTTCGCATTCCTTCTTGATATCTATAAATTCCATTATTTATAATATTTAAGCCTAGACTACCAAATAGCCAAGGAATTTTTTCCATGGTATTTTGCACTGTGTCAAGTAACAAAGAATTAAAAATTTTATTACTGATAATATATTTTTTTTTGTTTCCAAATATCAAACAAATATTTTTAGTAGATAAAAGTGTTGTAAGTATAATTTCAAGTTTAAATTTTAATTCCAGAAATAATTTTGCGTTATGAAGCACTTCTGAAAATCTAAAAACTGGAAACTTAGGTATTTTTTTTAGCAAATTCCAAAAGTTTTCACCAATTTTTTTTGAATAATTTAATACTTTTTTAATGTATTTTAGTTCTTTATCGCTTATTATACCTTGAATAATATTTATACTATTATCATCATTTATTGTTAAATGAATGCATTTTTCAGGGAATAAAAATTCTATTCTTTTAATTTTAACATATTTTGGGTATTGCATATCACTTTTAAGAGTAAATAATTTATGATGTATATCATTTTCTGTGATAGCAACCATTTGAGTAGCACCCACATCATAAACTCTTTTAGGAACTCCTCTTGCAAAAAAACTAGAACATCCACCTGGTGAATAATGTTGCTCTAATAGAATAGTATTTTTAGAGTGTGAAGTTACCGAGATCAATTTTGCGACAGTGATTCCTGCTGCACCTGAACCTACAATTAAATTTTCATATATTGGTTTCAATTCAGAATTCATACATTAACTTTAATCGATGTTTTTATTAAATGCCTATTGAATAAAAACATAACAAATTTATGAATATTTGCTTGAAAAATTCTGTAAATTGGCCAAGGTAATGAAGGATAGTAATCATGAATGGCTGCAATTGCCGTTTGTTCATGAGGGCTTATACGAAACTCAAACCTAGCATGTGGAAAATTTTTTTTGATAACTAATAAACCGCCTTTTATATAAAATAATTGCCTGTCTTTTGAACTTCTTTCTTGTGAAAACTCAAGTGTTAGTAAATTAATATTGAAAAAAGAAAATCTGACAACATTATTTTTTACTTTTGAACGGATAATAGTAAAGAAAATTTTAGGTAACCAATTTATGTATTCCCTGCCAAGTTTCATTGCATCCCAGCCAATAGGTAAATAAAGTCTTTGCACCGTTCTTACTTTGCTTTCTTCATGCGCTTTATTTTTATCTTTAATTTTTTCATATTTTTTAGTTTGAGAAATGGCTCTTTGTAGTGAATCATTTAAACAAACTGGGTTTGGAATGTATTTATTAAAAAGCACAGAATTGGATGCAATTAAATTATATTTTAAACTATCTACTAAAGGAGAAATGGTAAAGTAATCAATTCCTGTAATTAAGTGCAACCAGAACTTGGAAAGTCCTAGACTAAAAAAAGGGACTGTGATTGCAATTCTTCTAAGATTTAATATATTTGATATTTTTGTCATTAATTCATTGTAAGATAACAATTCAGATCCGTGTACATCAATCGTTTTATTAAATGTTTCTTCATTCCCAATACAATGGAAAATAAATTCAGTAACATCCTGAACGTCAATTGGTTGTGACAATGACTTAGTCCATTTTGGGGTAATCATCACTCTAAGTCTTTTTATAAGGCGATATAAAATCTGAAATGAACTGCTTTCTGCTCCAATTATTATTGCGGCTCTAATTGTTGTTAATGGGATACCTGAGCAAGATAAAACTATTTCTACTTCATTTCTACTCTTTAAGTGCTTTGATATATTTAAATTTACTTCGGGTAAAATACCTCCAACATAAATAATTTGTTTTATTTTATTTATTTTTGCAGAACGCATTACATTGTCGGCAATAATCAAATCTAAATCATCAAAACTGCTTTGAGTTAATCTGTTGCCTTTTTTCATTGAATGGATTAAATAGAGAATGTAATCACAATCTTTAAATGCATTCTCAGCCTCTTTTAAATTGTAGAGATCACAAGAATGCCAATGTACATTATCTTTATATGAATTTTTATTTGCGGGTACTTTTCTACTTAATGCCTTAATATTAAAATCATCAGCTAATCGGTTTATAGCCGCTTTTCCAATAAAACCACTTGCTCCAGCTATTGCTAATTTAGGTTTTTTCATACTTATTCTTTATATTTTTGGAGGTGTTCTTATTCTTGTAAGACCACCATCAACATTTAAAACATGACCTGTTATAAAAGAGCTATTATCACTTAATAAAAAAGAAATAGCATGCGCAATATCTTCCGGAATGCCAATTCTTTTTATAGCATTAAGAGATATAGTTGATTTTACTGCAATTTCATTTTGTGTTAAAAATTTAGCCATTTTTGTGTCTGTTAAGGAAGGTGAAACGCAGTTCACTCGTATTCCATAATTTGAATAAGTGATGGCTAACGAGCGGGTTAACGATTCGACCCCTCCTTTGGCTGCTGATATACTTTCGTGGTTCATGAGACCTATTTGCGCAGCGACTGAAGATACTAAAACTATCTGTCCTTTTTTTTGCTTTATCATAATAGGTAGTACATATTTTAAGGCATAAAAAATACTATTTAAATTTAGATCAATTGTTTGTAGCCACTCTTCTTTAGTTTGGCTGTGTAAGGGCTTTAAGGTAATAGAACCTACTAAATGTACATATTGATCTATTGTCTGATATTTTTTTTGAATATTTAATATAGTTTCTTTAATTTCATCATGATCAATTGCATTAGATAAAAATAAATTATTTTTATCTTCATTTAAATCAGTATTACTTCGAATTATTTTAATTACAGTTGAATTTTTTTCTTCTAGTTCAGCAAGTTTTTTACCAATGGAGGAATTTCCACCATTTATGATTAAATTTTTTGAATGACTCATTTTACTCCATAAGTTATTTTTAATTGATCAACATAAAAGAATAAAGCGAACCTATTTTATAAATATAATTTATTTATTTAAAATAATCAAGAGATAAAGTAAATTTTGTTATTTATTAGAAATTAATAAAATTATAAAATGTATAACTTGTCATTTTTGAATATATCAAAATGTAAAATCTTGATATATTCAGGAGATTATGATATTTAATTATTGTTGCTTACTAAACATATAACTTATTAGGAGATAACTATTAAAATTGCAGTTATTGGTGCTGGAGTATCAGGTTTAACAGTTGCAAATTTATTAGTTAAACAAGGGTTTAATGTTGAAATATTTGAGTCTGCCGAAAGATGTGGAGGAAAAATGTTTCAATATAAAAATGCAGATGGTATTTGTTGGGATACAGGACCAACATTAATTTCCTTGCCACAAGAATTAAATAATCTTTTTTTGGATCTAAATATCTCTGATATTGAGTTACTTAAGCTTCAAACTGGAAGCCAATTGAATTTTTCTGATGGTACTAATTGGGAATTACCAGTTGGATTAGACAGCATAAAAAATTACTTTGCAAAATATAGTAATAAATTGCGACAAGAAATATCTGATGCATTAGAAA of Pigmentibacter sp. JX0631 contains these proteins:
- a CDS encoding NAD(P)H-binding protein, yielding MKKPKLAIAGASGFIGKAAINRLADDFNIKALSRKVPANKNSYKDNVHWHSCDLYNLKEAENAFKDCDYILYLIHSMKKGNRLTQSSFDDLDLIIADNVMRSAKINKIKQIIYVGGILPEVNLNISKHLKSRNEVEIVLSCSGIPLTTIRAAIIIGAESSSFQILYRLIKRLRVMITPKWTKSLSQPIDVQDVTEFIFHCIGNEETFNKTIDVHGSELLSYNELMTKISNILNLRRIAITVPFFSLGLSKFWLHLITGIDYFTISPLVDSLKYNLIASNSVLFNKYIPNPVCLNDSLQRAISQTKKYEKIKDKNKAHEESKVRTVQRLYLPIGWDAMKLGREYINWLPKIFFTIIRSKVKNNVVRFSFFNINLLTLEFSQERSSKDRQLFYIKGGLLVIKKNFPHARFEFRISPHEQTAIAAIHDYYPSLPWPIYRIFQANIHKFVMFLFNRHLIKTSIKVNV
- a CDS encoding RNA-binding protein, giving the protein MAKKLYVGNLPFSCTDNELSQAFIQYGVVTSARVVTDRETGSSKGFGFVEMEEEGDALKAVESLNGKPFMGRPLTVNEARPRMDNKREGGYQQRRGYNDRNQ
- a CDS encoding NAD(P)-binding protein, yielding MNSELKPIYENLIVGSGAAGITVAKLISVTSHSKNTILLEQHYSPGGCSSFFARGVPKRVYDVGATQMVAITENDIHHKLFTLKSDMQYPKYVKIKRIEFLFPEKCIHLTINDDNSINIIQGIISDKELKYIKKVLNYSKKIGENFWNLLKKIPKFPVFRFSEVLHNAKLFLELKFKLEIILTTLLSTKNICLIFGNKKKYIISNKIFNSLLLDTVQNTMEKIPWLFGSLGLNIINNGIYRYQEGMRSYFYNLSLQIKKNELGIFYQFKVIEIYEETTGFKIKVHDLKKNIYHYLTVTDNLFLNITLWDFLEIFQVNNKYKKKLTNLAQTFETWQAFSLYGYFEDFISPSEEPRYIQIFPPDEEILELKSSLYLSIYEQKNSIRSFTATIHVKSKYVQNELKETYKVNLIERIEKNLNIKIKSPEFSMHHSFAYYTQRSEGRVGGLIVNSLNTLLNPIPNVYTHPNNKTKLFLIGDNYFPGQGVISSTVCGIIAWERAFKGNFSKL
- a CDS encoding SDR family oxidoreductase, whose amino-acid sequence is MSHSKNLIINGGNSSIGKKLAELEEKNSTVIKIIRSNTDLNEDKNNLFLSNAIDHDEIKETILNIQKKYQTIDQYVHLVGSITLKPLHSQTKEEWLQTIDLNLNSIFYALKYVLPIMIKQKKGQIVLVSSVAAQIGLMNHESISAAKGGVESLTRSLAITYSNYGIRVNCVSPSLTDTKMAKFLTQNEIAVKSTISLNAIKRIGIPEDIAHAISFLLSDNSSFITGHVLNVDGGLTRIRTPPKI